The window ACGTCGGCGCGGAATTCCTGGGTCGTCATGGTGTCGGCCCGGCGGTGGAGGTCGCCGTGACAGCCAATCTCGTGCCCGGCCTCGGCGATCCGCCGGACGAAGCCGGGGTTACGGCGGGCGACCCAGCCGAGGACGAAAAACGTGGCACGCGAGGCGGTGCGATCGAGAAGCTCGAGTATCCGCTCCGTCGAAGGGACGACGCGGGAGGGGAACGAACCCCAGCGGTCGGGGACGTCGTAGGTGGGGTGGCCGCAGACGTGGAACCACTCTTCGACGTCGACGGTCAGGACGAGGCGCGCTCCGGGCATCGCGCCGAATTATGACTCGTCGGAGCCGGTCGTCTTGTAGTGGGCCGAAAGCCAGGAGGTGACCCACGTGTCGCGGAACGGCCGGTAGTGGCGGGGCCCCCCGTTGTAGATCGACCGGATCGGAACGACCTCGAACTTCCGGAGCCGCCGCGAGGCGCGGATGAGCATCTCGTTCTCGATGGCGTACCGGCTCGCGGTGAGGCGGAACTGGCGGAGGAGGTCCGTCGAGAGGAGGCGGAATCCCGACTGGCCGTCCTCGACGGGCAGCCCGGTCATGCGGGAGAGGACCTTGTCTCCCATCTCGTTCGCCCGGCGGTTCTTCGCCGGCATGCCGTCGGGATTGGCCAGGCGCGAGCCGATGACGAAGTCGGCCCCCCTCCGGGCGGCGTCGAGGAGCACCGGCAGGTCGTCGGGGTCGTGCTGGCCGTCCCCGTCGACGAATGCGACGTGGGTCCAGTCCGCTTCGAGGAGGTGGGCAAGGCCGTCCCGAAGGGCCGTCCCTTTACCACCGTTCCTCTCGCGGCGCAGAACTTTCGCGCCCGCCTCCCGGGCGACCTCCGAGGTGCGGTCTTCGCTCCCGTCGTCGACGACGAGCACCTCCGGAACGTGCCGGAGGAGTCCCCTTACCACGTCACCGACCCACGTTTCGCACTGAAACGCGGCGACGAGCGCGGCGGGCCGAAAAGCGCTTTCTGGAGTTGACGTGCCCCGCAACTTTGTGAAAATTAGCACGAGCGCCTCATGGGCACACCTTCCGCCTTCCTCCCCATCCTCCTCATGCTCACCGCGGCCGCCATCATCGGGGCCGCTCTGCTGTTCCTGAACGGGGTGATGGGCCGCAAGGTCCGCACCCTCCGCAAGCTCGGCCCCTACGAGAGCGGCCTGCCGCTCCTCGACGAGAGCCGAAAGCGGATATCCGTAAAGTTCTTCATCGTCGCGATGGTCTTCATCCTCTTCGACGTGGAGACGGGCTTCCTCTGGCCGTGGGCCACCGTCCTCGACGAGGGCGGCTGGGTGGTCTTCTGGCCGATGGTCGTCTTCCTCGCCGTCCTGGCCCTCGCGGACGCGTACCTCTGGAAGAAGGGAGCGTTCGACTGGGAATGAGCGGCGGCGCGAACACACCCGTGGACACCCTTCCCGGACAGCCTCCCGTCGGCGAGCACGGGGCGCTCTCCTGCGGGAAGGCCCTCTCCTTCTCGCCCGCGGCCGAGGCCCGGTTCGAGAAGCTCCTGACCCGCTACCCGACGAAGCAGGCCGCGCTCCTGCCCACGCTCTGGATCGCCCAGGAAGAGTGGGGCTGGATCTCGCGGGAGGCGGTCGACTACGTCGCCACCCGCCTCGGGCTCTCCTCGGCCTTCGTCTGGGGCGTCGTGACCTTCTACACGATGTACAACCGGGCCCCGGTCGGGAAACACCTGATCCAGGTCTGCACCTCGATCTCCTGCCACCTCAACGGCGCGGAGGAGGTCTTTCACGCCTGCCGCAGGAAGCTCGGCGACCTGAAGCCGGGCCAGACGTCGGCCGACGGGAAGTTCACGGTCGTCGAGGTGGAGTGCCTCGCCCAGTGCGACAAGGCGCCCGCCGTCATGGTGAACGGCGACGACCACGCGCGCATCACGCTCGAAAACCTCGACGCCTTCCTCTCCGAGCTGAAATGAGCGATTTCCAGCCCGTCCTCTCCGCCCGCCTCGGGAAGAAGAACTCCTGCGCCCTCGCGACCTACGTCGCCGACGGGGGCTACGCCTCGTGGAAGAAGGTCCTCGCCGGTTCGAAGACGGGCGAGTGGACCCCGGCGAAGGTGACCGACCTGGTCAAGGCCTCGGGCCTCAGGGGCCGGGGCGGCGCCGGGTTCCCGACGGGAATGAAGTGGACCTTCGTCCCGCCGAAGGAGAAGAGGGGCGACAAGCCCGTCTACCTCCTCTGCAACGCCGACGAGTCGGAGCCCGGGACCTTCAAGGACCGGATCCTCATCGAGAAGGACCCCCACCAGATCCTCGAGGGGATGATGCTCGCGAGCTTCGCCCTGGACGTGAAGCACGCCTACATCTACATCCGCGGGGAGATGGTCCACGGCGCCGAGATCCTGAACGCCGCCATCGACGAGGCCTACGCCGCCGGGCTCCTCGGGAAGAACGTCCTCGACAGCGGAATGGACTTCGACATCACGGTCCACCGCGGCGCCGGGGCCTACATCTGCGGCGAGGAGACGGCCCTCATCGAGAGCCTCGAGGGCAAGCGCGGCCACCCGCGCATCAAGCCTCCCTTCCCCGCCGTCTCGGGCGTCTGGAACGCCCCGACCGTCGTCAACAACGTCGAGACGCTCTGCTGCGTGAAGCACATCCTCGACCGCGGGGCCGACTGGTTCAAGGGAATCGGCCGGAACGAGCGCAACACCGGGCCGAAGCTCTACTGCGTCTCCGGCCACGTCGTGAAGCCGGGCGTCTACGAGGCGCCGATGGGGATCCCGTTCCGGGAGCTCCTCGCGATGTGCGGGGGGATGAGGGGCGGGCGGAAGGTGAAGGCCGTCATTCCGGGCGGCTCCTCGGCCCCGATGCTGACGGGCGACGAGATGATGGACGTCCCGCTCGACTTCGACGGCGTCGCCGCCGCGAAGTCGATGCTCGGCTCGGCCGCCATCATCGTCATGGACGAGACCACGGACATTCCGAAAGCGGTCGCGAACATCGCGAAGTTCTACGCTCACGAGTCGTGCGGGCAGTGCACGCCGTGCCGCGAAGGGACGCCCTGGCTCCACAAGATGCTCAAGCGGATCGTCAACGGTCAGGGCAAGAAGGCCGACGTCGAGATGCTCCTCCAGGTCGCCGGGCAGATGGGGAACGGCATGACGATCTGCGTCTTCGCCGACGCGGCGATCGCGCCGGTCCTCTCGGCCATCCCGAAGTTCCGCGAGGAGTTCGAGGCGTACGTCACGAAGTCCGCCGCGCCGGGCTTCGAGCAGCCTGCCGCGGCCGGGATCACCTCGAAGGTGGCCGAGCGGACGGCGGAAGGGATGCACTCCTGATGGCGAAGGTCACCGTCGACGGACGGACCGTCGAGGTCCCCGGCACCGCCAACGTCCTCGAGGCGTGCCGGGCGGCCGGGGTCGACGTCCCCCACTTCTGCTACCACCCGCGCCTCTCCATCGTCGGCCAGTGCCGGATGTGCATGGTCGAGATCGAGGGGGTCCCGAAGATCCAGGCCTCCTGCACGGTGCCCGTGCGCGACGGGATGGTCGTCCTCGCCAGCTCGGAGAAGGCCCTCGCCGCCCGCAACGCGACGATGGAGTTCCTCCTCATCAACCACCCGCTCGACTGCCCCATCTGCGACCAGGCGGGCGAGTGC is drawn from Holophagales bacterium and contains these coding sequences:
- a CDS encoding glycosyltransferase family 2 protein; amino-acid sequence: MVRGLLRHVPEVLVVDDGSEDRTSEVAREAGAKVLRRERNGGKGTALRDGLAHLLEADWTHVAFVDGDGQHDPDDLPVLLDAARRGADFVIGSRLANPDGMPAKNRRANEMGDKVLSRMTGLPVEDGQSGFRLLSTDLLRQFRLTASRYAIENEMLIRASRRLRKFEVVPIRSIYNGGPRHYRPFRDTWVTSWLSAHYKTTGSDES
- a CDS encoding NADH-quinone oxidoreductase subunit A — translated: MGTPSAFLPILLMLTAAAIIGAALLFLNGVMGRKVRTLRKLGPYESGLPLLDESRKRISVKFFIVAMVFILFDVETGFLWPWATVLDEGGWVVFWPMVVFLAVLALADAYLWKKGAFDWE
- the nuoE gene encoding NADH-quinone oxidoreductase subunit NuoE codes for the protein MSGGANTPVDTLPGQPPVGEHGALSCGKALSFSPAAEARFEKLLTRYPTKQAALLPTLWIAQEEWGWISREAVDYVATRLGLSSAFVWGVVTFYTMYNRAPVGKHLIQVCTSISCHLNGAEEVFHACRRKLGDLKPGQTSADGKFTVVEVECLAQCDKAPAVMVNGDDHARITLENLDAFLSELK
- the nuoF gene encoding NADH-quinone oxidoreductase subunit NuoF, whose amino-acid sequence is MSDFQPVLSARLGKKNSCALATYVADGGYASWKKVLAGSKTGEWTPAKVTDLVKASGLRGRGGAGFPTGMKWTFVPPKEKRGDKPVYLLCNADESEPGTFKDRILIEKDPHQILEGMMLASFALDVKHAYIYIRGEMVHGAEILNAAIDEAYAAGLLGKNVLDSGMDFDITVHRGAGAYICGEETALIESLEGKRGHPRIKPPFPAVSGVWNAPTVVNNVETLCCVKHILDRGADWFKGIGRNERNTGPKLYCVSGHVVKPGVYEAPMGIPFRELLAMCGGMRGGRKVKAVIPGGSSAPMLTGDEMMDVPLDFDGVAAAKSMLGSAAIIVMDETTDIPKAVANIAKFYAHESCGQCTPCREGTPWLHKMLKRIVNGQGKKADVEMLLQVAGQMGNGMTICVFADAAIAPVLSAIPKFREEFEAYVTKSAAPGFEQPAAAGITSKVAERTAEGMHS